One genomic segment of Streptomyces roseifaciens includes these proteins:
- a CDS encoding ABC transporter permease: MSQAEAVPAVPAAAVRRAPSPLWALSLFRSEVATVFRRWRTLALLGVLAAVPVLVGIAVKIETQDGGSAGQGGAGPAFISQVTNNGLFLVFTSLAATLPFFLPMAIGVIAGDSVAGEASSGTLRYLLVAPAGRTRLLLVKYAATLTFCCAATLTVAASALAVGALLFPLGDVTLISGVTVSFAEGLLRALAVAGAVALSLVGIAALGLFVSTLTGSGIAAMATTVGLLITAQILDQFPQLHAIQPYLFPHYWLSFADLLRAPVYWDQLLDNLGLQALYAAVFGSAAWARFTTKDITA, from the coding sequence ATGTCGCAGGCTGAGGCCGTTCCGGCCGTTCCGGCCGCCGCGGTGAGGCGCGCCCCCAGCCCGCTGTGGGCGCTGTCGCTCTTCCGCAGCGAGGTGGCGACGGTGTTCCGGCGGTGGCGCACGCTCGCGCTGCTGGGCGTGCTCGCGGCCGTGCCCGTGCTGGTGGGCATCGCCGTGAAGATCGAGACGCAGGACGGCGGCTCGGCCGGCCAGGGGGGAGCGGGCCCGGCGTTCATCAGCCAGGTCACCAACAACGGCCTCTTCCTGGTCTTCACCTCGCTCGCCGCGACCCTGCCCTTCTTCCTGCCGATGGCCATCGGCGTGATCGCGGGCGACTCCGTCGCGGGCGAGGCGAGCTCGGGCACGCTGCGCTACCTGCTGGTCGCGCCCGCGGGCCGCACCCGGCTGCTGCTCGTCAAGTACGCGGCGACGCTGACGTTCTGCTGCGCGGCGACGCTGACCGTCGCGGCCTCCGCGCTCGCCGTCGGGGCGCTGCTCTTCCCGCTGGGGGACGTGACCCTGATCAGCGGGGTGACGGTGTCCTTCGCGGAGGGGCTGCTGCGGGCGCTGGCGGTCGCGGGGGCGGTGGCGCTGTCGCTCGTGGGCATCGCGGCGCTCGGGCTCTTCGTCTCCACGCTCACCGGCAGCGGGATCGCGGCGATGGCCACCACCGTGGGCCTGCTGATCACGGCGCAGATCCTGGACCAGTTCCCGCAGCTGCACGCGATCCAGCCGTACCTCTTCCCGCACTACTGGCTGAGCTTCGCGGACCTGCTGCGCGCCCCGGTCTACTGGGACCAGCTGCTGGACAACCTCGGGCTGCAGGCGCTGTACGCGGCCGTGTTCGGCTCGGCGGCGTGGGCGCGGTTCACGACGAAGGACATCACGGCCTGA
- the rarD gene encoding EamA family transporter RarD, giving the protein MPAPAPPSRSESRTGLICSFAAYGIWGLFPLYWPLLDAAGPVEILAHRMVWSLAAVVVVLVITRRWAWIRPLLRQPRRLGMIALCAATISVNWGIYIWGVNSGHVVETSLGYFINPLVSIAFGVVVLRERLRAAQWAAVGVGVAAVLVLAVAYGKPPWIALAIAATFGTYSLVKKQVGLDGLESLAAETAMQFLPALGFLVFLGATGHSTFVSEGAGHTALLMCSGAITAVPLILFGAAAVRLPLSVVGMVQYLAPTFQFALGLLVFHEGMPAERWVGFGLVWLALAVLTWDALRTARRARAELRTARAAAAGATGATGATGTAGAGAGAAGAATIVNTEVTTAPQAPEVTAQGQ; this is encoded by the coding sequence ATGCCCGCACCCGCACCGCCATCACGCAGTGAATCCCGCACTGGCCTCATCTGCAGCTTCGCCGCCTACGGCATCTGGGGGCTCTTCCCCCTCTACTGGCCGCTCCTGGACGCGGCCGGGCCCGTCGAGATCCTGGCGCACCGCATGGTGTGGTCGCTGGCCGCCGTGGTGGTCGTGCTCGTCATAACCCGGCGCTGGGCGTGGATACGCCCGCTGCTGCGGCAGCCCCGCCGGCTGGGCATGATCGCGCTGTGCGCGGCGACGATCTCCGTGAACTGGGGGATCTACATCTGGGGCGTCAATTCCGGGCATGTCGTGGAGACGTCGCTGGGGTACTTCATCAACCCCCTCGTCAGCATCGCCTTCGGCGTGGTGGTCCTGAGGGAGCGGCTGCGGGCCGCGCAGTGGGCGGCGGTCGGTGTCGGCGTGGCCGCGGTCCTCGTGCTGGCGGTGGCCTACGGCAAGCCGCCGTGGATCGCCCTCGCGATCGCGGCGACGTTCGGTACGTACAGCCTGGTCAAGAAGCAGGTGGGCCTGGACGGGCTGGAGTCTCTGGCGGCAGAGACGGCCATGCAGTTCCTTCCGGCGCTGGGGTTCCTGGTGTTCCTGGGGGCGACGGGGCACAGCACGTTCGTGAGCGAGGGCGCGGGGCACACCGCGCTGCTGATGTGCTCGGGGGCGATCACCGCGGTGCCGCTCATCCTGTTCGGCGCGGCGGCGGTGCGGCTGCCGCTGTCGGTGGTGGGGATGGTGCAGTACCTGGCGCCGACGTTCCAGTTCGCCCTGGGGCTGCTGGTGTTCCACGAGGGGATGCCGGCCGAGCGCTGGGTGGGCTTCGGGCTCGTGTGGCTCGCGCTGGCCGTGCTGACGTGGGACGCGCTGCGGACGGCGCGCAGGGCGCGGGCCGAGCTGCGGACGGCGCGGGCCGCCGCGGCCGGGGCGACCGGGGCGACCGGGGCGACGGGCACCGCGGGGGCGGGGGCGGGCGCGGCGGGCGCCGCCACCATCGTTAACACAGAAGTCACAACTGCCCCACAGGCACCAGAAGTCACAGCTCAGGGCCAGTAA
- a CDS encoding M28 family metallopeptidase, protein MLELSGPTVQPSRPRRSRTGALLATGAALAATLIGAASGPALAVPTAATALPVAAAGPDIPVANVKAHLAQLQSIATANGGNRAHGRPGYKASIDYVKSKLDAAGFTTTVQQFTTGGATGYNLVADWPGGDADHVVFAGAHLDSVSAGPGINDNASGSAGVLETALAVAREGYKPAKHLRFGWWGAEELGMRGSNHYVNQLPAAERGKIDAYLNFDMIGSPNPGYFVYGYDQNLKALFENWFAAKNIATEIDTEGDGRSDHAPFQRVGIPVGGLFSGADYRKTAAQAQKWGGTAGQPFDRCYHSSCDTSANISDKALDTNTDAIASAVWTLSGGTTNPPGGKIFESKSQLAIPDGGAAVESPLTVSGLTGNAPSALKASVDIKHTWRGDLVVDLVGPSGKAYRLKDSSGNDSADDVVATYTVDASGETANGTWKLRVQDIAAQDTGRIDGWKLTF, encoded by the coding sequence ATGCTTGAACTCAGCGGTCCCACCGTGCAGCCCTCACGACCCCGAAGATCCCGCACCGGCGCCCTCCTGGCCACCGGTGCGGCCCTCGCGGCCACCCTGATCGGCGCGGCCTCCGGCCCGGCCCTGGCGGTTCCCACCGCCGCCACGGCCCTTCCGGTCGCCGCCGCCGGACCCGACATACCCGTCGCCAACGTCAAGGCGCATCTCGCCCAACTGCAGTCCATAGCCACCGCCAACGGCGGCAACCGCGCCCACGGCCGCCCCGGCTACAAGGCGTCGATCGACTACGTGAAGTCCAAGCTGGACGCGGCCGGCTTCACCACCACCGTGCAGCAGTTCACCACCGGCGGCGCCACCGGCTACAACCTCGTCGCCGACTGGCCCGGCGGCGACGCGGACCACGTCGTCTTCGCCGGCGCCCACCTGGACTCCGTCTCCGCCGGGCCGGGCATCAACGACAACGCCTCCGGCTCGGCCGGCGTCCTCGAAACCGCGCTCGCCGTGGCCCGCGAGGGCTACAAGCCCGCCAAGCACCTGCGGTTCGGCTGGTGGGGCGCGGAAGAGCTCGGCATGCGCGGTTCGAACCACTACGTCAACCAGCTCCCGGCCGCCGAGCGCGGGAAGATCGACGCGTACCTCAACTTCGACATGATCGGCTCGCCGAACCCCGGCTACTTCGTCTACGGCTACGACCAGAACCTCAAGGCCCTCTTCGAGAACTGGTTCGCCGCGAAGAACATCGCCACCGAGATCGACACCGAGGGCGACGGCCGCTCCGACCACGCCCCCTTCCAGCGGGTCGGCATCCCCGTCGGCGGCCTCTTCAGCGGCGCCGACTACCGCAAGACCGCCGCTCAGGCCCAGAAGTGGGGCGGCACCGCGGGCCAGCCCTTCGACCGCTGCTACCACTCGTCCTGCGACACCTCGGCGAACATCAGCGACAAGGCGCTCGACACCAACACCGACGCCATCGCGAGCGCGGTGTGGACGCTGAGCGGCGGCACCACCAACCCGCCCGGGGGGAAGATCTTCGAGAGCAAGTCGCAGCTCGCCATCCCCGACGGAGGAGCGGCCGTCGAGTCGCCCCTGACGGTCTCCGGCCTCACGGGCAACGCGCCGTCCGCCCTCAAGGCCTCCGTCGACATCAAGCACACCTGGCGCGGCGACCTGGTCGTCGACCTCGTCGGGCCGAGCGGGAAGGCGTACCGGCTGAAGGACTCCAGCGGCAACGACTCCGCGGACGACGTCGTCGCCACGTACACGGTCGACGCATCCGGGGAGACGGCGAACGGGACGTGGAAGCTCCGCGTCCAGGACATCGCCGCGCAGGACACCGGGCGCATCGACGGCTGGAAGCTCACCTTCTGA
- a CDS encoding ABC transporter ATP-binding protein produces MEELSAAGEPAIATHALTKRYRGGQLAVDRLDLVVPRGSVFGFLGPNGSGKTTTIRMLMGLIEPTSGVARVLGEEMPRAGRRVLPRVGALIEGPALYGFLSGRDNLVRFDAADPTADPRTRKARVDAALDRVGLVAAAGKKARAYSLGMKQRLGLAAALLQPRELLVLDEPTNGLDPQGMREIRTLVRGLASEGTTVFLSSHLLDEIEQVCTHAAVMAQGRLLTQGTVAELASSARGRLAVTTPDTAEAVRVLKEHGVNDLTVDDDRVTGELPAVARELADLNAALVRAGVRVRSFGTERASLEDAFVALTGEGFDVAG; encoded by the coding sequence ATGGAGGAGCTGTCCGCCGCCGGGGAACCGGCGATAGCCACCCACGCGCTCACCAAGCGCTACCGGGGCGGGCAGCTCGCCGTCGACCGGCTCGACCTCGTCGTGCCGCGCGGCAGCGTCTTCGGCTTCCTGGGCCCCAACGGCTCCGGCAAGACCACCACCATCCGGATGCTCATGGGGCTGATCGAGCCGACCTCCGGCGTCGCCCGCGTCCTCGGCGAGGAGATGCCGCGGGCCGGGCGGCGCGTGCTGCCCCGGGTGGGCGCGCTGATCGAGGGGCCCGCCCTCTACGGCTTCCTCAGCGGCCGCGACAACCTCGTGCGGTTCGACGCCGCCGACCCCACGGCCGACCCGCGCACCCGCAAGGCCCGGGTGGACGCCGCCCTGGACCGGGTCGGGCTGGTCGCCGCGGCGGGCAAGAAGGCCCGCGCGTACTCCCTGGGCATGAAGCAGCGCCTGGGGCTGGCCGCGGCCCTCCTGCAGCCGCGCGAGCTGCTGGTCCTGGACGAGCCGACCAACGGCCTCGACCCGCAGGGCATGCGCGAGATCCGCACCCTGGTGCGCGGCCTCGCCTCCGAGGGCACCACGGTCTTCCTCTCCTCGCACCTGCTCGACGAGATCGAGCAGGTGTGCACCCACGCCGCCGTGATGGCCCAGGGCCGCCTCCTGACCCAGGGCACGGTCGCCGAACTGGCCTCCTCCGCGCGCGGCAGGCTGGCCGTCACCACCCCCGACACGGCGGAGGCCGTCCGCGTGCTCAAGGAACACGGCGTGAACGACCTCACCGTCGACGACGACCGCGTCACCGGCGAACTGCCCGCCGTGGCCCGGGAGCTCGCGGACCTCAACGCCGCGCTCGTCCGCGCGGGCGTCCGCGTGCGCTCCTTCGGCACCGAACGAGCCTCCCTGGAGGACGCCTTCGTCGCACTCACCGGAGAGGGATTCGATGTCGCAGGCTGA
- a CDS encoding LolA family protein yields MARNEPTHGTDGAAGAGESAGRAPGRRKAVRYAVPVAVAGVAAASIGIGTALASSGDPDLPKISAQDLIAKVAKSDAQQLSGTVKITTDLGLPSMPEGLSLGDGPGGKAGHGPAGKGEGADAASPQAKLTELASGTHTLRVAADGPDKQRLSIVERAAEYSLIRNGDQVWAYDSKSNTVHRSTAPKDAKGGKEAPEELRGASPQDLAKKTLAAVDDSTSVSVDGTAKVAGRDAYQLVIKPKQAESTVGAVRIAVDAKNGVPLKFTLAPKGGGKAVVEAAFTKVDFGKPAADTFAFTPPKGAKVTEDKDAKDGKGGKAGADGRKKGLDESGLSGMNVIGKSWTSIAEFKTPGGVGPGAGAKGAKGGKDAGPAGALLDGLGSKVSGSFGSGHVFSTRLVNALVTDDGKVYVGAVTKDALVKAASK; encoded by the coding sequence ATGGCACGCAACGAACCGACCCACGGCACCGACGGGGCGGCCGGCGCCGGGGAAAGCGCCGGGCGGGCACCGGGCCGCCGCAAGGCCGTCCGCTACGCCGTCCCGGTCGCGGTGGCCGGCGTCGCCGCGGCATCGATCGGGATCGGCACGGCGCTCGCGAGCAGCGGCGACCCCGACCTGCCGAAGATCAGCGCGCAGGACCTCATAGCCAAGGTGGCGAAGTCGGACGCGCAGCAGCTGTCCGGCACCGTCAAGATCACGACCGACCTCGGCCTGCCCTCGATGCCCGAGGGCCTCTCGCTCGGTGACGGCCCGGGCGGCAAGGCGGGCCACGGCCCGGCCGGCAAGGGCGAAGGGGCGGACGCCGCCTCGCCGCAGGCCAAGCTCACCGAGCTCGCCTCCGGTACGCACACCCTGCGCGTCGCCGCCGACGGCCCCGACAAGCAGCGGCTGTCGATCGTCGAGCGCGCCGCGGAGTACAGCCTGATCCGCAACGGCGACCAGGTCTGGGCGTACGACAGCAAGAGCAACACCGTCCACCGCTCGACGGCCCCCAAGGACGCCAAGGGCGGCAAGGAGGCCCCCGAGGAGCTGCGCGGGGCCTCGCCGCAGGACCTCGCCAAGAAGACGCTCGCCGCCGTGGACGACTCCACGTCGGTGTCGGTGGACGGTACGGCCAAGGTCGCCGGCCGGGACGCCTACCAGCTGGTCATCAAGCCCAAGCAGGCCGAGTCGACGGTCGGCGCGGTGCGCATCGCGGTGGACGCGAAGAACGGCGTGCCGCTGAAGTTCACGCTCGCTCCGAAGGGCGGCGGCAAGGCCGTCGTCGAGGCGGCCTTCACCAAGGTCGACTTCGGCAAGCCGGCCGCGGACACCTTCGCCTTCACCCCGCCGAAGGGCGCCAAGGTCACCGAGGACAAGGACGCCAAGGACGGCAAGGGTGGCAAGGCCGGTGCGGACGGCCGGAAGAAGGGCCTGGACGAGTCCGGCCTGTCCGGCATGAACGTGATCGGCAAGAGCTGGACGTCGATCGCCGAGTTCAAGACGCCCGGGGGCGTGGGTCCGGGCGCGGGCGCCAAGGGTGCCAAGGGCGGCAAGGACGCCGGTCCGGCCGGTGCCCTGCTGGACGGCCTCGGCAGCAAGGTCTCGGGCTCCTTCGGCTCGGGCCACGTCTTCAGCACCCGCCTGGTCAACGCCCTGGTCACGGACGACGGCAAGGTCTACGTGGGTGCCGTCACCAAGGACGCGCTGGTCAAGGCCGCGTCGAAGTAG